In a single window of the Ruminococcus albus 7 = DSM 20455 genome:
- a CDS encoding IS1595 family transposase gives MSKRFPKPEITLDGIYSKFADESFCKDFVLDIRFEKGFACPFCGGSEYRRIRSRHLLRCKFCKADISATNGTFMHRTHIPLRLWIITAFLIMSNKCSVSAVTLMRSLGVTYKTAWYILHRIRKAMKCREERYLLDGIVELDDTYLGAPTHGKKRGRGTEKVKMIVALSKNAAGNPEYVKMSDVPNLKGITVGRFARDNIRAGSKIESDNARSYKKPLAQKYFHVFETYDPTSGQLNWMHKVISNFKAMIMGTYHGNEKIHTALYAAEYCYKFNRRKLGNSAYLRLLAALVQ, from the coding sequence ATGTCAAAAAGATTTCCGAAACCTGAGATCACACTTGATGGGATATACTCAAAGTTCGCAGATGAAAGCTTTTGCAAGGATTTTGTGCTTGATATCCGCTTTGAAAAGGGCTTTGCCTGCCCGTTTTGCGGTGGCTCTGAGTACCGCAGGATAAGGTCACGCCATCTGCTGCGCTGCAAGTTCTGTAAAGCAGATATATCCGCCACAAACGGAACTTTTATGCACAGAACACATATTCCGCTGAGGCTGTGGATAATCACCGCATTCCTCATTATGAGCAACAAATGCAGCGTTTCTGCTGTTACGCTGATGAGGTCTTTGGGAGTGACCTACAAGACAGCCTGGTACATCCTTCATCGCATCAGAAAAGCTATGAAATGTCGTGAAGAACGCTATTTGCTCGACGGGATCGTTGAACTTGATGACACGTATCTCGGTGCTCCGACTCACGGTAAAAAGCGCGGCAGAGGTACTGAAAAAGTCAAGATGATCGTAGCTTTATCGAAGAACGCAGCAGGAAATCCCGAGTACGTTAAAATGAGCGATGTGCCGAATTTAAAGGGTATAACTGTTGGTAGATTTGCCAGGGATAATATCCGCGCAGGCTCGAAGATCGAGAGTGATAATGCTCGGAGTTACAAGAAACCGTTGGCACAGAAATACTTCCATGTTTTTGAAACATATGATCCGACAAGCGGTCAGCTGAACTGGATGCATAAAGTTATATCAAACTTCAAAGCAATGATCATGGGAACTTACCACGGAAACGAAAAGATCCACACAGCGTTATATGCTGCCGAATACTGCTACAAATTCAACCGTCGTAAGCTGGGAAACAGTGCGTATTTAAGGCTTTTGGCTGCTTTGGTGCAGTGA
- a CDS encoding IS3 family transposase — protein sequence MIWELRHEFKIGLLIDVAGIPRSTYYYYSKQFNDPKPDKYAAIKEDIRRIYDERKGRYGYRKITKELRKTHRINHKTVQRLMRKIGIFCRVRMKKYNSFRGEVGRIAPNLLVRDFKADKPNQKWVTDVTEFALFGIKLYLSPIIDLFNGEVVSYNLNYHPNLNQVTDMLNKAFANIPENTGLILHSNQGWQYQHKQYQKMLKDKGIRQSMSRKGNCLDNACAENFFGLLKTELLYLQEFSSVEHFISELHSYIAWYNTKRIKLKLDGMSPVEYRLNVA from the coding sequence GTGATATGGGAACTGAGGCATGAATTCAAGATAGGTCTGCTCATTGATGTTGCCGGAATCCCTCGCAGTACCTATTACTATTACAGCAAGCAATTCAATGATCCGAAACCGGATAAGTATGCAGCGATCAAGGAGGATATACGCAGGATATATGATGAAAGAAAAGGACGCTATGGCTATCGCAAGATAACGAAAGAACTGAGAAAAACGCATAGGATAAACCACAAGACAGTTCAGCGATTAATGCGTAAAATTGGTATATTCTGCCGCGTTCGCATGAAAAAATACAACTCATTCAGGGGGGAAGTCGGCAGAATAGCACCAAATCTTCTGGTACGTGATTTCAAAGCGGATAAGCCAAATCAGAAATGGGTCACAGATGTGACAGAGTTTGCTCTGTTTGGTATCAAGCTGTATCTGTCGCCGATCATTGATCTTTTCAACGGCGAAGTTGTGTCCTACAACCTGAATTACCACCCTAATTTGAATCAAGTGACCGATATGTTGAATAAAGCATTTGCAAATATACCGGAAAACACCGGACTCATTTTGCATTCGAATCAGGGCTGGCAGTATCAGCACAAGCAGTACCAGAAAATGCTCAAAGATAAAGGCATAAGACAAAGTATGTCACGAAAGGGAAACTGTCTCGACAACGCTTGTGCAGAAAACTTCTTTGGATTGCTGAAAACAGAACTTCTCTACTTACAGGAATTCTCATCTGTTGAGCACTTCATTTCAGAACTACATTCATACATCGCTTGGTACAACACAAAGCGCATCAAGCTTAAGCTTGATGGTATGTCACCTGTTGAATACAGGCTCAACGTTGCATGA
- a CDS encoding recombinase family protein yields the protein MTAKTSPDIQRGLYIWHLTPANNDDIISITIYNYYKYNERNNNMPDNRKYAIYSRKSKFTGKGESIENQIEICRRALKSKYDVVDEDIVEFEDEGFSGGNTKRPKFQEMMERCRNGEFQLVICYRLDRISRNTSDFVNTYEELKEHSVCFRSVSDNIDDTSPMGRAMMMISSVFAQLERDIIAERITDNMHELAKSGRWLGGNPPTGYRSAETVGSITVDGKIHKARMLEKNLEEAELVGLVFTKFVELRSITKVETYLLNNDFKSKKGNTLSRFAIKTILQNPVYAIADEDTWVYLNEKDMQLYGSRDDFDGIHGIMAYNKTIQKKGRSMKQKAPSEWIVAVGKHEGIIEGKRWVEVQHLLEKNRDKAYRKPKSNTALLSGLLFCACCGSFMRPKLSSRVNKQGEKVYDYLCELKERSHGLKCDNKRINGNELDRQICDEIKHLGEDDSGLMKLLRNSQKSLNETFADSQAEIDRLTEKKKQYEAERTNLVKALTLAGETMAAEDIISQINDLHTKTSELEMQISEHRRLMENSDITDEQYQSLADMLSSFAKTIDTLDVMKKRDVIRCFVRRVEWDGENIHLYLMGAESGGTDVLHSEPKCECSK from the coding sequence TTGACCGCAAAGACCTCTCCGGACATTCAGAGAGGTCTTTATATTTGGCACTTGACACCTGCTAATAATGATGATATAATATCCATAACGATATATAACTATTACAAATATAACGAAAGGAACAATAATATGCCCGATAACAGAAAATACGCAATTTACAGCCGCAAATCCAAATTCACCGGCAAAGGTGAGAGCATTGAAAACCAGATTGAGATATGCAGGCGGGCGTTGAAAAGCAAATATGATGTAGTTGATGAGGACATTGTGGAGTTCGAGGATGAGGGCTTTTCGGGTGGCAACACCAAGCGCCCGAAATTTCAGGAGATGATGGAGCGCTGCCGCAATGGTGAGTTTCAGTTGGTTATTTGCTACCGTCTTGACAGAATAAGCCGCAACACATCGGACTTTGTGAACACCTATGAGGAGCTGAAAGAACACAGCGTTTGTTTTCGTTCGGTCAGCGACAACATTGATGATACCTCGCCTATGGGCAGGGCTATGATGATGATAAGCTCGGTTTTTGCACAGTTGGAGCGTGACATTATTGCAGAGAGAATAACCGACAATATGCATGAGCTTGCCAAGTCGGGACGGTGGTTGGGCGGCAATCCGCCAACGGGTTACAGGAGTGCCGAGACCGTGGGCAGTATTACGGTTGATGGCAAGATACATAAGGCGAGAATGCTGGAGAAAAATCTCGAAGAGGCAGAGCTTGTCGGGCTGGTGTTCACTAAGTTTGTTGAACTGCGTTCTATTACTAAGGTGGAGACCTATCTGCTCAATAATGATTTCAAGTCGAAAAAGGGCAACACGCTTTCGAGGTTTGCCATTAAGACTATTCTGCAAAACCCTGTGTATGCCATTGCTGACGAGGATACATGGGTATATTTGAACGAAAAAGATATGCAGTTGTACGGTTCGCGCGATGACTTTGACGGCATTCACGGTATTATGGCGTACAACAAGACCATACAGAAAAAGGGAAGGTCAATGAAGCAGAAAGCTCCAAGCGAGTGGATAGTGGCTGTTGGCAAGCACGAGGGCATTATCGAGGGCAAACGCTGGGTAGAGGTACAGCATCTGCTTGAAAAGAACAGGGACAAGGCATACCGAAAGCCCAAGAGCAATACTGCACTTCTGTCGGGACTGCTGTTTTGTGCGTGCTGTGGAAGCTTTATGCGCCCAAAGCTTTCATCAAGGGTCAACAAGCAGGGCGAGAAGGTATATGATTACCTTTGCGAGCTCAAAGAAAGAAGTCACGGTCTCAAGTGTGATAATAAGCGAATTAACGGCAACGAGCTTGACCGTCAGATATGCGATGAGATAAAGCACCTGGGCGAGGACGATTCGGGGCTGATGAAGCTGCTAAGAAATTCACAGAAGAGTTTGAATGAGACATTCGCTGATTCGCAGGCAGAAATCGACAGGCTGACTGAAAAGAAAAAGCAGTATGAAGCCGAGCGCACAAATCTTGTTAAGGCTTTGACTTTGGCAGGCGAAACTATGGCTGCTGAGGACATCATCTCGCAAATAAACGATCTGCACACTAAGACTTCCGAGCTTGAAATGCAGATATCCGAGCACCGCAGGCTTATGGAAAACAGCGACATCACCGACGAGCAGTATCAAAGCCTTGCGGATATGCTGTCGTCATTTGCTAAAACTATTGACACATTAGATGTTATGAAAAAGCGTGATGTTATACGCTGCTTCGTGCGTCGTGTTGAGTGGGACGGCGAGAATATCCACCTGTATCTTATGGGTGCAGAAAGCGGGGGTACTGATGTGCTGCATTCAGAGCCGAAGTGCGAGTGTAGCAAATGA
- a CDS encoding MATE family efflux transporter, whose protein sequence is MNEVREKNPLGYQKIPMLLCKFALPSVIAMLVSSLYNVVDQIFIGKGVGPLGNAATGVAFPLTTICMAITLAIGIGTASRYSLYLGKHEEEKAASTVGCSLCMMIGFGILLTVVTELFLHPMLMAFGATKYVYPYAYDYTKITALGMPFIVVMNCMSNLARADGSPRYSMITMIIGAVINTVLDPIFIFKFDWGVSGAAWATVIGQVVSGLFALTYLKKLKRITLRREHIRLSLREMLTTLTMGMSNGLTQIALTLVQIVMNRSLTKYGELSPYGSDIPLAASTIVMKVNSIVLAIIIGILQGMQPIVGFNYSARQYERVKRVYKLAIKCELVITIIAFAIFQVFPKQVLSLFDSSDNQETALYFDFAVKFMRTFLLLLPLTGVQMISSNFFAAIGKPIKGAVLSLTRQVLFLIPLVLILSHFFGLNGIMAAAPLSDLIAFIVVMVFIKREIDQMDTVSKILAEYNIKCPI, encoded by the coding sequence TTGAATGAAGTAAGAGAAAAGAACCCTTTGGGGTACCAAAAAATACCGATGCTGCTGTGTAAATTCGCACTGCCCAGCGTTATAGCCATGCTGGTAAGCTCGCTGTACAATGTGGTTGACCAGATATTCATAGGCAAGGGCGTGGGACCGCTTGGAAATGCCGCAACAGGCGTGGCTTTCCCGCTGACTACCATATGTATGGCTATAACCCTCGCTATCGGCATAGGTACAGCTTCAAGATATTCGCTGTATCTCGGCAAGCATGAAGAAGAGAAAGCCGCAAGTACAGTCGGATGTTCGTTATGCATGATGATAGGCTTCGGTATACTGCTGACAGTAGTAACGGAGCTGTTTCTCCACCCTATGCTTATGGCTTTCGGTGCAACCAAATATGTATACCCATACGCCTACGATTACACTAAGATAACCGCTCTGGGTATGCCTTTCATCGTTGTGATGAACTGTATGAGCAACCTCGCGCGTGCCGACGGCAGTCCACGCTATTCCATGATAACCATGATAATCGGTGCAGTGATAAATACCGTACTCGACCCTATATTCATATTCAAATTTGACTGGGGAGTATCGGGCGCTGCTTGGGCAACAGTCATAGGACAGGTGGTATCGGGCTTATTCGCCCTTACATACCTTAAAAAGCTGAAGCGCATAACTCTCCGCCGCGAACACATAAGGCTGAGTTTACGTGAGATGCTGACCACCCTGACAATGGGCATGAGCAACGGTCTTACACAGATAGCTCTCACACTTGTACAGATAGTCATGAACCGCTCACTGACAAAATACGGCGAACTTTCGCCCTATGGCTCGGATATTCCCCTTGCCGCCAGCACCATCGTAATGAAGGTCAATTCCATCGTACTGGCGATTATAATCGGTATATTGCAGGGTATGCAGCCTATCGTTGGCTTCAATTACAGCGCAAGGCAGTACGAACGCGTAAAGCGCGTGTACAAGCTTGCCATAAAGTGCGAACTTGTAATTACGATAATTGCTTTTGCAATATTCCAGGTTTTCCCGAAGCAGGTGCTTTCGCTCTTCGATTCGTCAGATAACCAGGAAACTGCTCTTTACTTCGATTTCGCAGTAAAGTTCATGAGGACTTTCCTGCTGCTGCTGCCGCTTACAGGTGTTCAGATGATATCCTCCAATTTCTTCGCAGCTATCGGCAAGCCAATAAAAGGTGCAGTTCTTTCACTCACAAGACAGGTGCTGTTCCTTATACCCCTGGTGCTGATACTCTCCCACTTCTTCGGATTAAACGGCATAATGGCAGCCGCTCCTCTTTCCGATCTTATAGCTTTCATCGTTGTTATGGTATTCATAAAACGTGAAATAGATCAGATGGACACGGTTTCTAAAATTTTAGCTGAGTATAATATAAAATGTCCCATATAA
- a CDS encoding TM1266 family iron-only hydrogenase system putative regulator: MQTRVAVISIIIEDVSSVESINSILHEFGEFIFGRMGVPYRAKGVNIISIAIDAPQDKINTLAGKIGRLNGVTAKTVYSTV; the protein is encoded by the coding sequence ATGCAGACAAGAGTAGCGGTTATTTCTATCATTATTGAAGACGTCAGCTCTGTGGAAAGCATAAATTCCATACTGCACGAGTTCGGTGAATTCATATTCGGCAGGATGGGAGTGCCATACCGTGCCAAGGGCGTTAACATAATAAGTATCGCCATTGATGCACCGCAGGATAAGATAAATACCCTTGCGGGCAAGATAGGCAGATTAAACGGTGTTACTGCCAAGACGGTATATTCAACGGTCTGA
- the hydF gene encoding [FeFe] hydrogenase H-cluster maturation GTPase HydF produces the protein MGLNDTPSGERVHIGFFGRRNAGKSSVVNAFTNQELAIVSDTPGTTTDPVYKAMELLPMGPVMIIDTPGYDDEGKLGELRVRKTSEVLGRTDCAVLVTDCTRDLDESEKQLIKLFDSRRIPYVIAKNKSDLLDDIPAADEKEIYVSALNNTMIHELREKVAQLSAYKEQNVPLVGDLIGEGGLAVLCIPIDKAAPKGRLILPQQQVIRDLLEHGAAALTCRETELKSFLEKLNPKPDAVITDSQVFARANADTPPDIKLTSFSILMARYKGFLAPAVRGAKAIDSLKNGDRILISEGCTHHRQCEDIGTVKLPKLLKKYTGKDFRLEFSSGREFPDDLTDYALVIHCGGCMLNAREMSSRIMTVEEAGVPVTNYGIAIAYMNGILERSLELIPDIM, from the coding sequence ATGGGACTAAACGATACACCTTCGGGTGAGAGGGTGCACATAGGCTTTTTCGGACGCAGGAATGCAGGCAAATCAAGCGTGGTAAACGCTTTTACAAATCAGGAGCTGGCGATAGTATCGGATACTCCGGGCACGACTACCGACCCTGTATATAAGGCGATGGAGCTTCTGCCGATGGGACCTGTAATGATAATTGACACCCCCGGTTATGATGATGAGGGTAAGCTTGGTGAACTCAGGGTCAGAAAGACCTCGGAGGTGCTGGGCAGAACAGACTGCGCTGTACTGGTGACCGATTGTACAAGAGATCTTGATGAGAGCGAAAAGCAGCTGATAAAGCTGTTTGACAGCAGGCGCATACCATATGTCATAGCAAAGAATAAATCCGATCTTCTGGATGATATCCCTGCTGCAGATGAAAAAGAGATCTATGTCAGCGCACTTAATAATACTATGATACATGAGCTGCGCGAGAAAGTAGCTCAGCTTTCGGCATACAAAGAGCAGAACGTTCCGCTTGTGGGCGACCTTATCGGTGAGGGCGGACTTGCAGTGCTTTGCATACCCATAGACAAGGCAGCACCCAAGGGCAGATTGATACTTCCTCAGCAGCAGGTGATCCGTGACCTGCTGGAGCATGGTGCGGCAGCACTTACCTGCCGTGAGACCGAGCTCAAGAGTTTCCTGGAAAAGCTGAACCCAAAGCCCGATGCGGTAATAACCGACAGTCAGGTGTTTGCACGCGCGAATGCTGATACTCCGCCTGATATAAAGCTTACATCTTTTTCCATACTCATGGCGAGATACAAGGGATTCCTTGCACCTGCTGTGCGCGGCGCAAAAGCGATAGACAGCCTTAAAAACGGCGACAGGATACTCATTTCCGAGGGCTGTACTCACCACCGCCAGTGCGAGGATATCGGAACGGTGAAGCTGCCGAAGCTGCTGAAAAAATACACAGGCAAGGATTTCAGGCTGGAGTTTTCCTCAGGCAGGGAATTTCCCGATGACCTTACCGACTACGCACTTGTTATACACTGCGGAGGCTGTATGCTCAATGCAAGGGAGATGAGCAGCCGCATAATGACTGTTGAGGAAGCAGGTGTACCTGTTACCAATTACGGTATCGCCATAGCTTATATGAACGGTATCCTTGAAAGAAGTCTGGAGTTGATCCCCGATATTATGTGA
- the hydE gene encoding [FeFe] hydrogenase H-cluster radical SAM maturase HydE encodes MSKALIDKLNKEKHLEKEEWVTLLSGYTDDDRAYAAGIAREISTSRFGNKIFIRGIVEFSNVCKNDCYYCGIRRSNTNVQRYRLTPDEILDCCDEGYELGFRTFVLQSGEDKSYTNDTLCDIVRRIKAAHPDCAVTLSLGELTYEEYKALREAGADRYLLRHETADKAHYEKLHPAEMSWDDRMECLKYLKELGYQTGAGIMVGSPYQTMECIAEDMLFFESFKPEMIGIGPFLPHKDTPFRDEPKGSYELTLFLLSLCRILLPDVLLPATTALGTIRPNGREEGVKAGANVIMPNLSPTAVRKKYMLYDNKICTGDESAQCRGCLEMRMKSIGYEVAVSRGDHI; translated from the coding sequence ATGAGCAAGGCTCTTATAGATAAGCTGAATAAAGAGAAGCATCTCGAAAAAGAAGAATGGGTGACCCTTTTATCTGGGTATACCGACGATGACAGGGCTTACGCCGCGGGTATCGCGCGTGAGATAAGTACCTCGCGTTTCGGAAATAAGATATTCATTCGCGGTATCGTGGAATTTTCAAACGTCTGTAAGAACGACTGCTACTACTGCGGAATAAGACGTTCCAATACCAACGTTCAGCGGTATCGGCTTACCCCCGATGAGATACTCGACTGCTGTGACGAGGGCTATGAACTTGGTTTCCGTACCTTTGTTTTGCAGAGCGGTGAGGATAAGAGCTATACTAACGATACCCTCTGTGATATCGTCCGCAGGATAAAGGCAGCTCACCCCGACTGCGCTGTTACCCTTTCTCTCGGTGAACTGACCTATGAGGAATACAAGGCTTTACGCGAAGCAGGTGCTGACAGATATCTTCTGCGCCACGAAACAGCCGACAAAGCCCATTATGAGAAACTTCACCCCGCCGAGATGTCATGGGATGACCGCATGGAATGTCTTAAATATCTGAAAGAACTGGGATACCAGACAGGTGCAGGCATCATGGTAGGTTCCCCCTATCAGACTATGGAGTGTATCGCTGAGGATATGCTTTTCTTTGAAAGCTTCAAACCCGAGATGATAGGCATAGGACCATTCCTGCCCCACAAGGATACGCCTTTCAGGGACGAACCCAAAGGCAGTTACGAATTGACACTTTTCCTGCTGAGTCTGTGCAGGATACTTCTCCCCGATGTTCTCCTGCCCGCAACTACCGCCCTCGGCACGATACGTCCCAACGGCAGGGAGGAAGGTGTAAAGGCAGGCGCTAACGTTATAATGCCCAACCTTTCCCCAACAGCGGTGAGAAAGAAATATATGCTTTACGATAACAAGATATGCACAGGTGACGAAAGCGCACAGTGCCGCGGATGTCTTGAAATGAGAATGAAGTCCATCGGCTACGAGGTAGCTGTATCAAGAGGTGACCATATATGA
- a CDS encoding AAA family ATPase codes for MIKFAVYGKGGIGKSTIACNISAALAAKGLTVMQIGCDPKADSTSLLHGGDRIPTVLDMTRKTGGKFTLDDVVFKTPSGVYCVEAGGPVPGLGCAGRGIINALESLEKLGAYEVYKPDVVVYDVLGDVVCGGFSMPMRKGYADKIFVVCSGEKMSRYAAANICMAVENFKGRGYASLGGIILNRRGVPDEDEAAEELAADFNTSVIGTLDRSEDIPLAEEMGKAIVASAPECETSKQLKAIADAVYAICGGE; via the coding sequence ATGATAAAATTTGCTGTATACGGAAAAGGCGGCATAGGTAAATCCACTATCGCCTGCAATATCTCGGCGGCACTGGCTGCAAAAGGTCTTACCGTCATGCAGATAGGCTGTGACCCCAAGGCGGATTCAACATCTCTCCTCCACGGCGGCGACAGGATACCTACCGTATTGGATATGACCCGCAAAACAGGCGGCAAGTTCACCCTTGACGATGTGGTCTTCAAGACCCCAAGCGGAGTATACTGCGTTGAAGCCGGCGGACCTGTCCCGGGACTGGGCTGTGCGGGCAGAGGTATAATCAATGCCCTGGAAAGCCTTGAAAAGCTGGGTGCTTATGAGGTATACAAGCCCGATGTTGTAGTCTACGATGTCCTCGGCGATGTGGTATGCGGAGGATTCTCTATGCCCATGCGCAAGGGCTATGCTGATAAGATATTCGTTGTCTGTTCGGGTGAGAAAATGTCCAGATATGCGGCGGCAAATATCTGCATGGCTGTTGAGAATTTCAAGGGCAGAGGATACGCTTCCCTTGGCGGCATAATACTAAACCGCAGGGGAGTACCCGATGAAGACGAAGCGGCAGAGGAGCTTGCGGCTGATTTCAATACATCTGTCATAGGTACTCTCGACCGCAGTGAGGATATACCTCTTGCGGAAGAAATGGGCAAAGCGATAGTGGCTTCCGCCCCCGAATGTGAAACTTCAAAACAGCTGAAAGCAATAGCCGATGCGGTATACGCTATTTGCGGAGGTGAGTGA
- a CDS encoding sigma-70 family RNA polymerase sigma factor: MCCIQSRSASVANEILMHFRSLKKTANDVSMEEPSHSDKDGSSLSLMDMIADSEDVAERIELLVRAEQMYIDLDKCLDDREREIIVMRYGLFGKPALTQREAAKKLGISRSYVSRIEKRALEKLRKELG; this comes from the coding sequence ATGTGCTGCATTCAGAGCCGAAGTGCGAGTGTAGCAAATGAGATACTTATGCATTTTCGTTCGCTGAAAAAGACGGCTAATGATGTATCTATGGAAGAACCTTCACATTCCGACAAAGACGGCAGCAGCCTTAGTCTTATGGATATGATTGCCGATAGTGAGGACGTTGCGGAGCGTATAGAACTTCTTGTACGTGCGGAACAGATGTATATTGATCTGGATAAGTGCCTTGATGATCGTGAGAGGGAGATAATCGTTATGAGGTACGGGCTTTTCGGCAAGCCTGCCCTTACTCAGCGGGAGGCGGCTAAAAAGCTGGGGATATCCAGGTCGTATGTATCGCGGATAGAAAAGAGAGCTCTGGAGAAGCTGAGAAAGGAACTTGGGTGA
- a CDS encoding LysR family transcriptional regulator translates to MTLQQINYLLTIAESRSMNKAAEKLFIAQPTLTGAVRDVENELGIQIFHRTHKGVIPTAEGDEFLQKIKRVYQQYEDVMEEYGEETNIRRRFAVSMQHYSFAVKAFIEMAKHYDSNKFDLALRETATANVIKDVSTMKSEIGIIYTCDTNQRMINKLLRKNELEFHSLIVCSASVYLARSHPLAKEKELGFEQLDPYPCLSFEQGNEDEIYFAEEILIEHAYQKTVKATDRATMMNLMEGLNGYTLCSSIYSEKLCGDQFIVIPFKDDDNIQSSMNIGYITKKNNELSSMGKRFLEEVRKELELRE, encoded by the coding sequence ATGACTTTACAACAGATCAATTATCTTCTTACCATAGCTGAATCACGATCAATGAACAAGGCTGCTGAAAAATTATTCATAGCTCAACCCACACTTACCGGAGCTGTGCGTGATGTGGAAAATGAGCTTGGAATACAGATATTTCACCGTACTCATAAAGGTGTTATTCCGACAGCCGAGGGAGATGAATTTTTACAAAAGATAAAACGTGTATATCAACAGTATGAAGATGTAATGGAAGAATACGGCGAGGAAACGAATATCAGACGTCGCTTTGCTGTTTCGATGCAGCACTACTCCTTTGCAGTCAAGGCTTTCATAGAAATGGCAAAACATTACGACTCTAACAAATTTGACCTGGCACTGAGAGAAACCGCAACTGCAAATGTGATAAAAGACGTTAGTACAATGAAAAGCGAGATAGGCATCATCTATACCTGTGATACCAATCAGCGTATGATAAACAAGTTGCTGCGAAAGAACGAGCTAGAATTTCATTCACTTATCGTATGTTCCGCAAGTGTTTATCTTGCAAGATCACATCCGCTTGCAAAGGAAAAAGAGCTTGGTTTTGAACAGCTTGACCCGTATCCTTGTCTGTCATTTGAACAGGGTAACGAGGACGAGATATATTTTGCCGAGGAGATACTTATCGAACACGCATATCAGAAAACAGTCAAGGCTACAGACCGTGCGACAATGATGAATCTGATGGAAGGACTGAACGGATATACATTGTGTTCGAGCATATACTCCGAAAAACTCTGTGGAGATCAGTTCATTGTGATACCTTTCAAGGATGATGATAATATCCAGAGCAGTATGAATATAGGATATATCACCAAAAAAAACAACGAGCTTAGCAGTATGGGAAAAAGATTTCTTGAAGAAGTAAGAAAAGAGCTTGAATTACGAGAATAG
- a CDS encoding helix-turn-helix domain-containing protein, producing the protein MPKGKPNKRYTPEFKIMVVETMHNEKLSYKEAARQFDVSFDTVVSKWERIYLEEGKEGFYVERRGRKSTGRPPKMKKEVEEDLIAEVQRLRAENAYLKK; encoded by the coding sequence ATGCCTAAAGGAAAACCAAACAAGAGATACACACCGGAGTTCAAGATAATGGTTGTGGAAACAATGCATAATGAAAAGTTAAGTTACAAAGAAGCTGCTCGCCAATTTGATGTCTCATTTGATACAGTAGTATCAAAATGGGAGCGCATCTATCTTGAAGAAGGTAAAGAAGGATTTTATGTTGAACGTCGTGGGCGCAAATCAACAGGTCGTCCTCCAAAAATGAAAAAAGAAGTCGAAGAAGACCTCATAGCCGAGGTTCAGCGTCTTCGTGCGGAGAATGCATACTTAAAAAAATGA